A window of the Parabacteroides merdae ATCC 43184 genome harbors these coding sequences:
- the trpC gene encoding indole-3-glycerol phosphate synthase TrpC, with protein sequence MKDILQDIIANKRIEVERQKQAVRLQTLLGMGGERLEHPARSMRAALAASSSGIIAEFKRKSPSKGWLHPDAAIADVLPAYEKGGASACSVLTDSNFFGGSLGDLCKARSLVGLPLLRKDFIIDEYQLYQARVMGADAVLLIAACLTPEQCLMFAELAHTLNMEVLLEIHSKEELDHLNPFVDMLGVNNRNLGTFHTDVENSFRLAKAMQTVARERNLSPLLVSESGISTTTTVSNLREAGFHGFLIGETFMKTDVPGDTLAQFIGRLS encoded by the coding sequence ATGAAAGATATATTACAAGATATTATAGCGAATAAGCGTATCGAAGTGGAGCGACAAAAACAAGCTGTCCGGTTGCAGACCTTACTGGGGATGGGCGGTGAACGACTCGAACATCCTGCCCGTTCCATGCGGGCGGCTCTCGCAGCATCTTCATCGGGCATCATTGCTGAGTTTAAGAGAAAAAGTCCTTCGAAAGGCTGGTTACATCCCGATGCAGCTATAGCTGATGTCTTGCCCGCCTATGAGAAGGGAGGCGCTTCCGCCTGTTCTGTCCTGACCGATTCGAACTTTTTCGGGGGGTCCTTAGGTGACCTTTGCAAAGCACGCAGCCTGGTGGGCCTGCCCTTATTGAGAAAAGACTTCATCATTGACGAATATCAACTCTATCAAGCACGCGTAATGGGTGCCGATGCCGTCCTGTTGATTGCCGCCTGCCTTACCCCAGAACAATGTCTTATGTTTGCGGAGTTAGCTCATACCCTCAACATGGAAGTACTGTTGGAAATCCATTCCAAAGAAGAACTTGACCACCTCAATCCATTTGTCGATATGTTGGGAGTGAATAACCGCAACCTCGGAACATTTCATACTGATGTGGAAAACTCCTTCCGTCTGGCAAAAGCGATGCAAACGGTCGCTCGTGAAAGAAATCTTTCTCCTTTGTTAGTATCAGAAAGCGGTATTTCGACCACAACCACCGTATCGAACCTCAGAGAAGCTGGTTTTCATGGATTCCTGATCGGAGAGACATTCATGAAAACCGATGTACCAGGCGACACTCTCGCACAATTCATAGGAAGATTATCATGA
- a CDS encoding anthranilate synthase component II, which translates to MKVLLFDNYDSFTYNLLHILKELGAEVEVHRNDKISLDEVERFDKILLSPGPGIPEEAGILLPLIRRYAPTKSILGVCLGEQAIGQAFGATLINLADVHHGVCSDIRVTVPDVLFTGLEPGFRAGRYHSWVVSKENFPDCLEITAEDVEEGQIMALHHREYDVRGIQFHPESVLTPKGKAIIRNWLGIN; encoded by the coding sequence ATGAAAGTATTACTGTTCGATAATTATGATTCCTTCACCTACAACTTGTTGCATATACTGAAGGAATTGGGTGCGGAAGTTGAAGTACATCGCAATGACAAGATTTCATTAGACGAAGTGGAACGTTTTGACAAGATCCTTTTGTCACCCGGTCCGGGCATTCCGGAGGAGGCAGGCATCTTGCTGCCGTTAATCCGCCGCTATGCGCCGACCAAGAGCATCTTAGGCGTCTGCCTCGGAGAGCAAGCCATCGGGCAAGCATTCGGTGCAACGCTTATCAACCTGGCGGATGTACATCACGGAGTCTGTTCGGATATACGGGTGACGGTGCCGGATGTGTTGTTTACGGGCTTGGAACCCGGTTTCCGTGCCGGCCGCTACCATTCGTGGGTCGTATCGAAAGAGAATTTCCCCGACTGCCTGGAGATCACGGCAGAGGATGTGGAAGAAGGACAGATCATGGCGCTTCACCATCGCGAATATGATGTTCGCGGCATCCAGTTTCACCCGGAATCCGTACTGACCCCCAAGGGAAAGGCAATCATACGGAACTGGCTGGGGATAAATTAA
- the trpD gene encoding anthranilate phosphoribosyltransferase translates to MKDILYRLFEHQYLGRDEARTILQNIAEGKYNDSQIASLITVYLMRNISVEELAGFREALLEMRVPVDLSEFKPIDIVGTGGDGKNTFNISTASCFVVAGAGYNVVKHGNYGATSVSGASNVMEQHGVKFTADIDRLRRSMESCHIAYLHAPLFNPALKAVAPIRKSLGVRSFFNMLGPLVNPVMPTYQLLGVYNLPLLRLYSYTYQESGTRFAVVHSLDGYDEISLTAEFKVAMPEKEKLYTPEMLGFSRTTEAELDGGETVAEAARIFDDVLNNRATPAQKNCVIANSAFAIQVICPEKRISECLEEAQEALESGKALQTFNTFISLNDKLQ, encoded by the coding sequence ATGAAAGATATATTATATAGGTTATTCGAACATCAGTATTTGGGACGTGACGAAGCGCGGACGATTCTTCAGAATATTGCAGAAGGCAAGTATAATGATTCACAGATTGCCAGCTTGATAACGGTATATCTGATGCGTAATATCTCCGTAGAGGAATTGGCGGGTTTTCGGGAGGCATTGCTCGAAATGCGCGTCCCGGTAGATTTGTCGGAGTTTAAGCCGATCGATATTGTGGGGACGGGAGGCGACGGAAAGAATACGTTCAATATCAGCACGGCTTCCTGCTTTGTCGTAGCCGGTGCCGGATATAACGTCGTGAAACATGGGAACTATGGGGCGACCTCGGTCAGTGGCGCGAGCAACGTAATGGAGCAGCACGGTGTGAAGTTTACTGCCGATATCGACCGGTTGCGCCGTTCGATGGAATCCTGCCATATCGCCTATCTGCATGCGCCGTTGTTCAATCCGGCACTGAAGGCTGTGGCTCCGATACGGAAGAGTTTAGGAGTGCGCAGCTTCTTCAACATGCTCGGCCCGCTGGTCAATCCGGTAATGCCGACCTACCAGTTGTTAGGTGTGTACAACCTGCCATTGCTCAGGCTTTACAGCTATACCTATCAGGAGAGCGGAACGCGTTTTGCCGTTGTACATAGCCTCGACGGGTATGACGAAATCTCGCTGACAGCAGAATTTAAGGTAGCAATGCCGGAAAAAGAGAAGCTCTACACACCGGAAATGTTAGGTTTCTCCCGCACAACGGAAGCGGAACTGGATGGCGGTGAGACAGTCGCCGAAGCAGCCCGCATCTTTGACGATGTCCTGAATAACCGGGCGACTCCGGCACAAAAGAATTGCGTAATCGCCAACTCCGCTTTCGCCATCCAAGTCATCTGCCCGGAAAAGAGAATCTCAGAATGCCTGGAGGAAGCTCAAGAAGCATTGGAAAGTGGTAAAGCATTGCAAACATTCAATACGTTTATCAGTTTGAATGACAAATTACAATGA
- the trpA gene encoding tryptophan synthase subunit alpha encodes MNRITNLFNTKKNGILSVFFTAGYPNLDDTKKILKELENKGIDMVEIGIPFSDPMADGPVIQEASTAALRNGMSLHVLFEQLEDIRQDVHIPIILMGYLNPIMQYGFEAFCRKCVQTGVDGMIIPDLPFADYMADYKAIVDRYDLKMIMLITPETSEERIRLIDEHTSGFIYMVSSASTTGAQQSFNEQKQAYFHRINGMGLRNPRLVGFGISNKATFDAVAINSSGAIIGSKFIQLLKSEPISVAVDKLRAAIQE; translated from the coding sequence ATGAACCGTATCACAAACTTATTCAACACAAAAAAGAACGGAATCCTTTCCGTCTTCTTTACCGCCGGATATCCGAACCTGGATGACACGAAGAAGATATTAAAAGAGTTAGAAAACAAAGGAATAGACATGGTAGAGATCGGTATTCCCTTCTCCGACCCGATGGCAGACGGCCCCGTGATCCAGGAAGCCTCTACTGCCGCGTTACGAAACGGGATGTCATTGCATGTTCTGTTCGAACAGTTAGAAGATATCCGTCAGGATGTGCATATCCCGATTATCCTGATGGGCTATCTGAACCCGATCATGCAATATGGTTTCGAAGCGTTCTGCCGGAAATGTGTGCAGACAGGAGTAGACGGCATGATCATCCCGGATCTGCCTTTTGCCGATTATATGGCGGATTATAAGGCCATCGTCGATCGATATGACCTCAAAATGATTATGCTCATCACACCCGAAACATCCGAAGAACGCATCCGCCTGATCGATGAACATACAAGCGGTTTCATCTATATGGTATCGAGCGCCTCCACTACCGGAGCGCAGCAGAGTTTCAACGAGCAGAAGCAGGCTTATTTCCACCGCATCAACGGGATGGGACTCCGGAATCCGCGCCTGGTCGGTTTCGGTATATCGAACAAAGCAACCTTCGATGCAGTAGCTATTAACTCATCAGGGGCTATTATAGGAAGCAAATTCATACAATTATTGAAAAGCGAACCGATCTCTGTCGCCGTCGATAAGTTACGGGCAGCCATTCAGGAGTGA
- a CDS encoding IS256 family transposase has product MKEEFDFESIKNKAIEQLKAGKPLLGKDGAFAPLLESILNAALEGEMDAYLTEERQMGNRRNGKMQKQVQTALGEVTVSTPRDRNSSFDPQFIKKRETILAEGVADRIIGLYALGNSTREISEWMEENLGNRVSADTISSITDRVLPEIKAWKSRMLDSVYPIVWMDAIHYKVTDECGCAVTRAIYNVLGIDREGHKELLGMYVSRNEGANFWLSVLTDLQNRGVEDILIACIDGLKGFPEAIQSVYPNTAVQLCVVHQIRNSIKYVGSKNQKEFLKDLKCVYQAVNKESAEKELLKLEEKWGEQYPIVIRSWQENWDKLSEYFQYTPAIRKLIYTTNTVEGYHRQIRKVTKNKGVFPSDTTLEKLVYLAYRNIRKKWTMPLANWATISQQLAIKFGERFKLL; this is encoded by the coding sequence GTGAAAGAAGAATTTGATTTTGAGAGTATCAAGAACAAGGCAATTGAACAGCTGAAAGCAGGTAAGCCTTTGTTAGGTAAAGACGGTGCTTTTGCCCCTTTATTGGAAAGTATCCTGAATGCAGCTCTGGAGGGTGAGATGGATGCATATCTTACAGAAGAACGTCAAATGGGCAACCGCCGTAACGGGAAAATGCAAAAACAGGTCCAAACGGCATTGGGTGAGGTAACCGTATCCACTCCCCGTGACCGTAATTCAAGTTTTGATCCACAATTCATTAAAAAGCGTGAGACAATTCTTGCAGAAGGCGTAGCAGACCGTATAATAGGCCTGTATGCTCTTGGTAATAGCACACGTGAGATTAGTGAGTGGATGGAAGAGAATCTTGGTAATCGTGTATCGGCAGATACAATCAGTTCCATTACAGACCGTGTACTTCCGGAAATAAAGGCATGGAAATCACGTATGCTTGATTCTGTCTATCCTATAGTCTGGATGGATGCCATCCATTATAAGGTAACGGATGAATGTGGTTGTGCTGTTACACGTGCAATATATAATGTGCTGGGTATTGACCGGGAAGGACATAAGGAGCTCCTCGGAATGTATGTATCAAGAAATGAGGGAGCAAACTTCTGGCTTAGTGTACTGACAGATCTTCAGAACCGTGGAGTTGAAGATATTCTTATAGCCTGTATAGACGGCTTGAAAGGTTTTCCTGAAGCAATCCAAAGTGTTTATCCCAATACAGCCGTACAGCTTTGTGTTGTACATCAGATTCGTAATTCCATCAAATATGTAGGTTCCAAAAATCAAAAGGAATTCCTGAAGGATTTGAAATGCGTTTATCAGGCTGTAAATAAAGAATCGGCAGAAAAAGAACTTCTTAAGCTGGAAGAAAAATGGGGCGAACAGTATCCTATCGTTATCAGGTCCTGGCAGGAGAATTGGGATAAGCTGTCCGAATATTTCCAGTACACTCCGGCTATTCGTAAGCTCATATATACAACAAATACTGTTGAAGGGTATCATCGTCAGATCCGTAAGGTGACAAAAAACAAAGGCGTGTTCCCGTCGGATACAACCCTTGAGAAACTGGTTTATCTTGCATACCGTAATATACGGAAGAAGTGGACTATGCCACTTGCCAATTGGGCTACAATCTCACAGCAACTTGCCATAAAGTTTGGAGAACGATTTAAATTATTGTAA
- a CDS encoding phosphoribosylanthranilate isomerase: MIIKVCGMRDPENIREVAALGVDWIGLIFFARSPRRITNNGQLTIDNGGKRYSDCQLSIINYPLKKVGVFVNTSFEELVETAAFFRLDYLQLHGNETPEDCHALQKRGYSLIKAFQIATACDLEQTTNYEGRVDYFLFDTKCNSYGGSGKQFDWSVLEAYRGKTPFLLSGGIRPESAGAIRSFRHPRLAGIDLNSGFEIEPGLKDIGKLKEFLKAIQNHNS, from the coding sequence ATGATCATCAAAGTATGCGGAATGCGTGATCCCGAAAATATACGGGAAGTTGCAGCCTTAGGGGTTGACTGGATAGGACTGATATTTTTCGCGAGAAGCCCACGAAGAATAACTAACAATGGACAATTAACTATTGACAATGGCGGCAAGCGGTATTCCGATTGTCAATTGTCAATTATCAATTATCCATTAAAAAAGGTCGGTGTTTTTGTCAACACTTCCTTCGAAGAGTTGGTGGAAACAGCGGCATTTTTCCGACTCGATTACCTGCAACTGCACGGAAATGAAACACCGGAAGATTGCCATGCCTTGCAAAAGCGTGGTTACTCGCTGATCAAAGCATTTCAGATTGCAACAGCTTGCGATCTTGAACAAACTACCAATTATGAAGGGCGTGTCGATTACTTCCTCTTCGATACCAAATGCAATAGTTATGGAGGTTCCGGCAAACAATTCGATTGGTCCGTGCTCGAAGCCTACCGGGGAAAGACTCCTTTCCTGTTAAGCGGAGGCATCCGTCCGGAAAGTGCTGGGGCAATACGTTCTTTCCGGCATCCCCGCCTCGCCGGGATCGACCTGAACAGCGGATTCGAGATTGAACCGGGGCTGAAAGACATAGGAAAGCTAAAGGAGTTTTTAAAAGCAATTCAAAATCATAATTCATAA
- a CDS encoding saccharopine dehydrogenase family protein, giving the protein MGRILVIGAGGVSTVAVKKIAMNADIFTDIMVASRTKSKCDRIAADIKNVKVQTAQVDADNVEELVTLFNSFKPDLVVNLALPYQDLHIMNACLAYGVSYLDTANYEPLDEAKYQYSWQWAYKKRFEDAGLTAILGCGFDPGVTGVYTAYAAKHHFDEIQYLDIVDCNAGDHHKAFATNFNPEINIREITQRGKYFEDGEWKETDPLSIHKPLNYPNVGPRESYLMYHEELESLTKNFPTIKRARFWMTFGQEYLTHLRVIQNIGMSRIDPIMYNGQEIVPIQFLKAVLPNPGDLGENYTGETSIGCRIRGIKDGKEMTYYIYNNCSHHAAYLETGAQGVSYTTGVPAMIGAKLFIQGVWKKPGVWNVEEFDPDPFMKELNEQGLPWHELFNIDLEL; this is encoded by the coding sequence ATGGGAAGAATATTAGTTATTGGTGCAGGGGGCGTTAGTACCGTTGCTGTTAAGAAGATTGCGATGAATGCAGATATCTTTACCGATATCATGGTTGCCAGCCGCACAAAAAGCAAATGCGACCGGATTGCCGCCGATATTAAGAATGTAAAGGTACAAACAGCACAGGTTGATGCAGACAACGTGGAAGAACTCGTTACCTTGTTCAATTCCTTCAAACCAGACTTAGTAGTAAACCTAGCTTTGCCCTATCAGGATCTCCACATCATGAATGCCTGCCTAGCATACGGTGTCAGCTATCTCGACACGGCCAATTACGAACCGCTGGACGAAGCTAAATACCAATACAGCTGGCAGTGGGCATACAAGAAACGTTTCGAAGATGCCGGTCTGACTGCTATCCTGGGTTGTGGATTCGATCCGGGCGTAACAGGCGTATATACGGCTTATGCGGCCAAACATCACTTCGATGAAATACAATATCTGGATATTGTAGACTGTAATGCAGGAGACCATCACAAAGCATTTGCGACTAATTTCAACCCGGAAATCAATATCCGCGAGATTACCCAACGAGGAAAATATTTCGAGGACGGAGAATGGAAAGAAACAGATCCGTTGTCCATACACAAACCGTTGAACTATCCGAATGTCGGTCCAAGAGAGTCCTACCTAATGTACCACGAAGAGTTGGAAAGCCTGACCAAAAACTTCCCGACAATTAAGCGTGCCCGCTTTTGGATGACTTTCGGACAGGAATATCTGACTCATTTACGCGTGATCCAGAACATCGGTATGTCCCGCATCGATCCGATTATGTATAATGGACAGGAAATCGTTCCGATCCAATTTTTGAAAGCCGTGTTACCAAATCCGGGGGATCTGGGTGAAAACTATACAGGCGAAACTTCCATTGGTTGCCGCATCCGTGGTATCAAGGATGGAAAAGAAATGACCTACTATATTTACAATAACTGTAGCCACCATGCCGCTTACCTAGAAACAGGAGCACAAGGTGTAAGCTACACGACCGGCGTCCCGGCGATGATCGGGGCCAAACTGTTCATACAGGGAGTTTGGAAAAAACCAGGGGTTTGGAACGTAGAAGAGTTCGATCCCGATCCATTCATGAAGGAACTGAACGAACAAGGTCTGCCTTGGCACGAACTGTTCAATATAGATCTAGAACTGTAA